One Diospyros lotus cultivar Yz01 chromosome 1, ASM1463336v1, whole genome shotgun sequence genomic window carries:
- the LOC127796776 gene encoding uncharacterized protein LOC127796776 isoform X2: protein MDFHSLARRELQALCKKNRIPANLTNVAMADALKALDIVEGIEELLNPTEGGTTVGSPCVPRTSCRSSTRVKSFQEPESSQVSTRTRSRTRGVVAEEMENANPDVPETPAIRSTRKRAPVGSVRRKMETQLKEEGEDTPAASTTRRAASVRPANSTRRMTRLLEKKLVELNLNDNEEMEAVQVDNSCEENPEDLGKGSAVKGTGEQNTSDDKTDESEAILDEKPDDKRSRNVRELVDNVQGCTEYKEESDELKVEPQKKSEECDECKERLTTEKEKGVDDVVCDVKKDDDTQTNSGVCEQGYGESAVFSSGTKVENVPEQKVEISDKEESDDSGFGTFPSDISSHTECLVLENGEEGSNSGEDLSSKDSATVVLDTSIGGDATGLVVAPQSPLQQENTQSLNEETVDGLGNENSAETENDVSDQNFSAPNENQKQDAELQNLSGQESDMYSESEEASDDDTETELEPYEVQDLESPIVLGDAKDTKGNTSSDDETVTSGEVSDQEVEELSSEDDCNSEESATIESGKEVATDDATVNGEEASDQEVQKLSSEDECNSAESVTEVSVEEKTFQNVMCNQLAVQDLPGPMSPSLLHAGLAHSVSMTPTASQKKINDIMDDKKENIDGNGQKLLLTIDKKKTATPLEHKSLRKLSKMLKSKLQITDGKINAKQVGGKARPALQTLPENQLAANEAAQA from the exons ATGGATTTCCACAGCCTCGCAAGGAGAGAACTCCAAGCTCTGTGCAAGAAGAACAGGATTCCAGCCAACTTGACCAACGTCGCCATGGCCGACGCCCTCAAAGCTCTTGATATC GTCGAAGGGATAGAAGAGCTCCTGAACCCAACGGAGGGTGGGACCACGGTTGGGTCGCCATGTGTTCCTCGTACAAGTTGCAGATCATCTACTCGTGTGAAATCGTTTCAAGAACCAGAGAGCTCTCAGGTTTCGACAAGGACACGCTCACGGACAAGAGGAGTAGTAGCCGAAGAGATGGAGAACGCAAACCCTGATGTCCCTGAAACTCCGGCGATTCGAAGCACCCGGAAAAGAGCCCCGGTTGGTTCAGTGCGCCGGAAGATGGAGACCCAATTGAAGGAAGAAGGTGAAGACACGCCTGCAGCATCAACTACCCGCCGGGCGGCTTCAGTTCGGCCGGCTAACAGCACCAGGAGAATGACAAGGTTGCTCGAGAAGAAATTGGTCGAACTGAACTTGAACGATAATGAAGAAATGGAAGCTGTTCAAGTCGATAACTCTTGTGAAGAAAATCCTGAAGATTTGGGCAAAGGATCGGCGGTTAAGG GAACAGGTGAACAGAATACATCTGATGATAAGACTGATGAATCAGAAGCCATTTTAGATGAAAAACCTGATGATAAGCGGTCAAGGAATGTAAGAGAACTGGTAGATAATGTTCAAGGTTGTACTGAATATAAAGAAGAATCGGATGAATTGAAGGTGGAACCACAAAAAAAGTCTGAGGAATGCGATGAATGTAAGGAGAGGTTGACAACTGAAAAGGAGAAAGGTGTTGATGATGTAGTCTGTGATGTGAAAAAAG ATGATGATACACAAACAAATTCAGGAGTGTGTGAGCAGGGATATGGTGAATCCGCTGTTTTTTCTTCTGGGACAAAAGTAGAAAACGTTCCAGAACAGAAAGTTGAAATCTCAGACAAAGAGG AGAGTGATGATTCTGGATTTGGGACATTCCCCTCTGACATTAGCAGCCACACTGAGTGTTTGGTGTtggagaatggagaagaagggTCGAATTCTGGCGAAGATTTGAGTTCAAAAGATTCAGCCACAGTCGTGCTGGATACCAGCATTGGTGGTGATGCCACAGGCCTTGTTGTAGCTCCACAGTCTCCACTGCAGCAAGAGAACACTCAATCACTTAATGAAGAAACTGTCGATGGTTTGGGGAATGAAAATTCTGCAGAAACAGAAAATGATGTATCGGATCAGAATTTCTCTGCTCCCAATGAAAATCAGAAGCAGGACGCTGAATTGCAAAACCTGTCCGGGCAGGAGTCTGATATGTACTCTGAGTCTGAGGAGGCCTCTGATGATGATACAGAAACTGAATTGGAACCATATGAAGTTCAAGATCTAGAGTCACCCATTGTCCTCGGTGATGCCAAAGATACCAAGGGCAACACCTCCAGTGACGACGAGACTGTCACCTCTGGAGAAGTATCTGATCAAGAAGTTGAAGAGTTGAGCAGTGAAGATGACTGCAATTCAGAAGAATCAGCCACCATAGAATCAGGAAAGGAGGTTGCAACTGACGATGCGACTGTCAATGGGGAAGAAGCATCTGATCAAGAAGTTCAGAAGTTGAGCAGTGAAGATGAGTGCAATTCAGCAGAATCAGTAACGGAGGTTTCTGTAGAagaaaaaacatttcaaaatgtCATGTGTAACCAATTAGCCGTCCAGGATCTTCCAG GCCCCATGTCACCAAGTTTGCTCCATGCTGGACTAGCTCATTCTGTGAGCATGACACCAACCGCAAGCCAGAAAAAGATTAATGATATTATGGATGACAAGAAGGAGAACATTGACGGTAATGGACAAAAGTTGCTGCTTACCATAGATAAGAAGAAAACTGCAACACCATTGGAGCATAAAAGTCTAAGAAAGCTCAGTAAGATGTTGAAATCAAAATTGCAGATTACAGATGGGAAGATAAATGCCAAG CAGGTAGGAGGAAAGGCAAGACCAGCATTGCAGACACTGCCGGAGAATCAGTTGGCAGCAAACGAAGCAGCCCAAGCTTGA
- the LOC127796776 gene encoding uncharacterized protein LOC127796776 isoform X1 → MDFHSLARRELQALCKKNRIPANLTNVAMADALKALDIVEGIEELLNPTEGGTTVGSPCVPRTSCRSSTRVKSFQEPESSQVSTRTRSRTRGVVAEEMENANPDVPETPAIRSTRKRAPVGSVRRKMETQLKEEGEDTPAASTTRRAASVRPANSTRRMTRLLEKKLVELNLNDNEEMEAVQVDNSCEENPEDLGKGSAVKGTGEQNTSDDKTDESEAILDEKPDDKRSRNVRELVDNVQGCTEYKEESDELKVEPQKKSEECDECKERLTTEKEKGVDDVVCDVKKDDDTQTNSGVCEQGYGESAVFSSGTKVENVPEQKVEISDKEESDDSGFGTFPSDISSHTECLVLENGEEGSNSGEDLSSKDSATVVLDTSIGGDATGLVVAPQSPLQQENTQSLNEETVDGLGNENSAETENDVSDQNFSAPNENQKQDAELQNLSGQESDMYSESEEASDDDTETELEPYEVQDLESPIVLGDAKDTKGNTSSDDETVTSGEVSDQEVEELSSEDDCNSEESATIESGKEVATDDATVNGEEASDQEVQKLSSEDECNSAESVTEVSVEEKTFQNVMCNQLAVQDLPGPMSPSLLHAGLAHSVSMTPTASQKKINDIMDDKKENIDGNGQKLLLTIDKKKTATPLEHKSLRKLSKMLKSKLQITDGKINAKQQVGGKARPALQTLPENQLAANEAAQA, encoded by the exons ATGGATTTCCACAGCCTCGCAAGGAGAGAACTCCAAGCTCTGTGCAAGAAGAACAGGATTCCAGCCAACTTGACCAACGTCGCCATGGCCGACGCCCTCAAAGCTCTTGATATC GTCGAAGGGATAGAAGAGCTCCTGAACCCAACGGAGGGTGGGACCACGGTTGGGTCGCCATGTGTTCCTCGTACAAGTTGCAGATCATCTACTCGTGTGAAATCGTTTCAAGAACCAGAGAGCTCTCAGGTTTCGACAAGGACACGCTCACGGACAAGAGGAGTAGTAGCCGAAGAGATGGAGAACGCAAACCCTGATGTCCCTGAAACTCCGGCGATTCGAAGCACCCGGAAAAGAGCCCCGGTTGGTTCAGTGCGCCGGAAGATGGAGACCCAATTGAAGGAAGAAGGTGAAGACACGCCTGCAGCATCAACTACCCGCCGGGCGGCTTCAGTTCGGCCGGCTAACAGCACCAGGAGAATGACAAGGTTGCTCGAGAAGAAATTGGTCGAACTGAACTTGAACGATAATGAAGAAATGGAAGCTGTTCAAGTCGATAACTCTTGTGAAGAAAATCCTGAAGATTTGGGCAAAGGATCGGCGGTTAAGG GAACAGGTGAACAGAATACATCTGATGATAAGACTGATGAATCAGAAGCCATTTTAGATGAAAAACCTGATGATAAGCGGTCAAGGAATGTAAGAGAACTGGTAGATAATGTTCAAGGTTGTACTGAATATAAAGAAGAATCGGATGAATTGAAGGTGGAACCACAAAAAAAGTCTGAGGAATGCGATGAATGTAAGGAGAGGTTGACAACTGAAAAGGAGAAAGGTGTTGATGATGTAGTCTGTGATGTGAAAAAAG ATGATGATACACAAACAAATTCAGGAGTGTGTGAGCAGGGATATGGTGAATCCGCTGTTTTTTCTTCTGGGACAAAAGTAGAAAACGTTCCAGAACAGAAAGTTGAAATCTCAGACAAAGAGG AGAGTGATGATTCTGGATTTGGGACATTCCCCTCTGACATTAGCAGCCACACTGAGTGTTTGGTGTtggagaatggagaagaagggTCGAATTCTGGCGAAGATTTGAGTTCAAAAGATTCAGCCACAGTCGTGCTGGATACCAGCATTGGTGGTGATGCCACAGGCCTTGTTGTAGCTCCACAGTCTCCACTGCAGCAAGAGAACACTCAATCACTTAATGAAGAAACTGTCGATGGTTTGGGGAATGAAAATTCTGCAGAAACAGAAAATGATGTATCGGATCAGAATTTCTCTGCTCCCAATGAAAATCAGAAGCAGGACGCTGAATTGCAAAACCTGTCCGGGCAGGAGTCTGATATGTACTCTGAGTCTGAGGAGGCCTCTGATGATGATACAGAAACTGAATTGGAACCATATGAAGTTCAAGATCTAGAGTCACCCATTGTCCTCGGTGATGCCAAAGATACCAAGGGCAACACCTCCAGTGACGACGAGACTGTCACCTCTGGAGAAGTATCTGATCAAGAAGTTGAAGAGTTGAGCAGTGAAGATGACTGCAATTCAGAAGAATCAGCCACCATAGAATCAGGAAAGGAGGTTGCAACTGACGATGCGACTGTCAATGGGGAAGAAGCATCTGATCAAGAAGTTCAGAAGTTGAGCAGTGAAGATGAGTGCAATTCAGCAGAATCAGTAACGGAGGTTTCTGTAGAagaaaaaacatttcaaaatgtCATGTGTAACCAATTAGCCGTCCAGGATCTTCCAG GCCCCATGTCACCAAGTTTGCTCCATGCTGGACTAGCTCATTCTGTGAGCATGACACCAACCGCAAGCCAGAAAAAGATTAATGATATTATGGATGACAAGAAGGAGAACATTGACGGTAATGGACAAAAGTTGCTGCTTACCATAGATAAGAAGAAAACTGCAACACCATTGGAGCATAAAAGTCTAAGAAAGCTCAGTAAGATGTTGAAATCAAAATTGCAGATTACAGATGGGAAGATAAATGCCAAG CAGCAGGTAGGAGGAAAGGCAAGACCAGCATTGCAGACACTGCCGGAGAATCAGTTGGCAGCAAACGAAGCAGCCCAAGCTTGA
- the LOC127813051 gene encoding uncharacterized protein At1g51745 isoform X2: MGSPDKGTGIVDCSVGTIVWVRRRNGSWWPGKILGSEELSAAHLMSPRSGTPVKLLGREDASVDWYNLEKSKRVKAFRCGEFDECIERAESSQGLPPKKREKYARREDAILHALELEKQMLEKKYGKLGCSSNGKSSISPDAVDKELLAPAECSGYGNGDGKHVHSKSNCKKLDLSLEDKVDHSLYAQQVKEGSKLAGDEDNSEVVLRMRGLQDLGLRTGPSKRKLSSSISSSGCWKSELDDDVRALPSGGLSTDDIIQGNSKNSMDKKRKSHEPLSDESLARRRDRRRPLVQVLQNSAKLPVDHCLQQDNAAPSVLPEEQQMGDKCQARSRHVGLPIQSSDCSNDKQFGLNKMSISPSHIEGSSASHPNALVAENASGSTENTETDSLGSDADEETGALSDADVVTELEPKSLGRCRVEVQHASMKSEEPDEVAVSSYMSPLSPQDPVSVMGVSKWQLKGKRNNRALTKRSVAKTDRRVSGGTVCGATPEERESDSFDESDLIEKNFSSRRDAFDNRGHLLTSKTSSKGLDDTTHNIINWEDLAWNDHQPVMKGYWEDSSNYFDPVFIGRRNFGGRINSMLVDVDLKVQSSYQREHVPMISLMSKLNGQAIVGHPIQIEALENGSSEILLSDANDICPEPLYNERAVTSMWRTARRTANFRIPRPHPRATLDGEEIKDHDQDKGPLKKSNVGDFGHKTSVMRKSLSHSSHPPSDRKHSKKPPKKISLSSSQKIKTLSSIGKEQKFGNNDLKHGIGTNSYQVDGLIKGASGPTTVACIPVKLVFSRLYEELVGRHQ, encoded by the exons ATGGGTAGTCCGGACAAGGGGACAGGTATAGTTGATTGCAGTGTTGGGACAATTGTTTGGGTTCGGAGACGCAATGGCTCCTGGTGGCCAGGTAAAATACTTGGTTCCGAAGAGCTATCGGCTGCTCATCTCATGTCTCCACGATCCGGAACTCCGGTCAAGCTTCTGGGAAGAGAAGATGCCAGTGT GGATTGGTACAATTTGGAGAAGTCAAAGCGTGTGAAGGCATTCCGATGTGGTGAATTTGATGAATGTATTGAAAGGGCAGAATCTTCTCAGGGTTTGCCCcccaagaaaagagagaaatatgCACGCCGAGAAGATGCTATTCTTCATGCTCTTGAACTTGAGAAGCAGATGCTGGAGAAAAAATATGGTAAATTAGGTTGTTCTTCAAACGGTAAAAGCAGTATATCACCTGATGCTGTTGATAAGGAGTTACTGGCACCTGCAGAATGCTCAGGGTATGGTAATGGCGATGGAAAACATGTACACTCCAAGTCAAATTGTAAGAAACTAGATTTGTCGCTTGAGGATAAGGTTGATCATTCTCTCTATGCACAGCAAGTCAAAGAAGGTAGTAAGCTGGCAGGGGATGAGGATAACTCTGAAGTAGTACTTCGAATGAGAGGCTTGCAGGACTTAGGTCTTAGGACTGGCCCTTCAAAACGAAAGCTTTCTTCTTCTATCTCTTCAAGTGGCTGCTGGAAATCTGAACTTGATGATGATGTCCGTGCTCTTCCCAGTGGCGGTCTTAGCACAGATGATATAATTCAAGGCAACAGTAAAAATTCTATGGACAAAAAGAGGAAGTCACATGAACCGCTGAGTGATGAATCTCTTGCGAGAAGACGGGATAGACGCCGTCCTCTAGTCCAAGTACTGCAGAATAGTGCAAAGTTGCCAGTTGATCACTGCCTGCAGCAGGACAATGCTGCTCCTTCTGTCCTGCCAGAGGAGCAGCAGATGGGAGATAAATGCCAAGCAAGAAGTAGACATGTTGGCTTGCCAATTCAATCTAGTGATTGCTCTAATGATAAGCAATTTGGTCTCAACAAGATGTCTATTTCACCTTCTCACATTGAAGGGAGCAGTGCTTCTCATCCTAATGCTTTGGTTGCAGAGAACGCATCTGGATCAACAGAAAATACTGAAACTGATTCCCTGGGTTCAGATGCAGATGAAGAGACAGGGGCGCTTTCAG ATGCTGATGTAGTCACAGAATTAGAACCAAAATCTCTGGGAAGATGCAGAGTAGAAGTCCAACATGCAAGCATGAAGAGTGAAGAGCCCGATGAGGTGGCAGTCTCCAGTTACATGTCTCCCCTTTCCCCCCAAGACCCTGTCTCCGTTATGGGGGTATCAAAGTGGCAACTGAAAGGGAAAAGGAACAACCGTGCTCTTACCAAAAGGTCAGTTGCTAAAACTGATAGAAGGGTTTCAGGAGGTACTGTTTGTGGAGCAACTCCTGAAGAGAGGGAAAGTGACAGTTTTGATGAGTCTGATTTGATTGAAAAGAACTTCAGTAGCCGAAGGGATGCTTTTGACAACCGAGGGCACTTGTTAACCTCAAAAACCTCATCTAAAGGTCTAGATGATACCACCCataacataattaattgggAGGACTTGGCTTGGAATGATCATCAGCCTGTTATGAAAGGATACTGGGAGGACTCGAGCAATTACTTTGATCCTGTATTTATAGGCCGTCGAAATTTTGGTGGCAGGATAAACTCGATGTTGGTAGATGTGGATCTGAAGGTGCAATCCAGCTATCAAAGAGAGCATGTTCCTATGATTTCCTTGATGAGCAAGTTAAATGGTCAGGCAATAGTGGGGCATCCAATCCAAATTGAAGCACTGGAAAATGGTTCATCTGAAATTCTTCTTTCGGATGCTAATGATATTTGCCCTGAACCATTATATAATGAGAGGGCAGTTACTTCAATGTGGAGAACTGCAAGGAGGACAGCCAATTTTAGAATCCCGCGCCCACATCCACGGGCAACATTAGATGGTGAAGAAATTAAAGACCATGATCAAGACAAAGGGCCATTGAAGAAATCAAATGTGGGGGATTTTGGTCACAAGACAAGTGTTATGAGGAAGAGCCTCTCCCATTCATCTCATCCTCCATCAGACAGGAAACATTCAAAAAAGCCACCAAAGAAGATAAGTTTATCTTCCAGCCAGAAGATAAAAACTTTGTCTTCAATAGGCAAAGAACAGAAGTTTGGTAATAATGATTTAAAGCATGGTATTGGCACCAACAGCTATCAGGTGGATGGGTTGATCAAAGGAGCGTCCGGCCCAACTACGGTAGCTTGTATTCCTGTAAAACTCGTATTCAGTAGGTTATATGAAGAGTTGGTTGGCCGCCATCAATAA
- the LOC127813051 gene encoding uncharacterized protein At1g51745 isoform X1 — translation MGSPDKGTGIVDCSVGTIVWVRRRNGSWWPGKILGSEELSAAHLMSPRSGTPVKLLGREDASVDWYNLEKSKRVKAFRCGEFDECIERAESSQGLPPKKREKYARREDAILHALELEKQMLEKKYGKLGCSSNGKSSISPDAVDKELLAPAECSGYGNGDGKHVHSKSNCKKLDLSLEDKVDHSLYAQQVKEGSKLAGDEDNSEVVLRMRGLQDLGLRTGPSKRKLSSSISSSGCWKSELDDDVRALPSGGLSTDDIIQGNSKNSMDKKRKSHEPLSDESLARRRDRRRPLVQVLQNSAKLPVDHCLQQDNAAPSVLPEEQQMGDKCQARSRHVGLPIQSSDCSNDKQFGLNKMSISPSHIEGSSASHPNALVAENASGSTENTETDSLGSDADEETGALSGSLLSLHCCSDADVVTELEPKSLGRCRVEVQHASMKSEEPDEVAVSSYMSPLSPQDPVSVMGVSKWQLKGKRNNRALTKRSVAKTDRRVSGGTVCGATPEERESDSFDESDLIEKNFSSRRDAFDNRGHLLTSKTSSKGLDDTTHNIINWEDLAWNDHQPVMKGYWEDSSNYFDPVFIGRRNFGGRINSMLVDVDLKVQSSYQREHVPMISLMSKLNGQAIVGHPIQIEALENGSSEILLSDANDICPEPLYNERAVTSMWRTARRTANFRIPRPHPRATLDGEEIKDHDQDKGPLKKSNVGDFGHKTSVMRKSLSHSSHPPSDRKHSKKPPKKISLSSSQKIKTLSSIGKEQKFGNNDLKHGIGTNSYQVDGLIKGASGPTTVACIPVKLVFSRLYEELVGRHQ, via the exons ATGGGTAGTCCGGACAAGGGGACAGGTATAGTTGATTGCAGTGTTGGGACAATTGTTTGGGTTCGGAGACGCAATGGCTCCTGGTGGCCAGGTAAAATACTTGGTTCCGAAGAGCTATCGGCTGCTCATCTCATGTCTCCACGATCCGGAACTCCGGTCAAGCTTCTGGGAAGAGAAGATGCCAGTGT GGATTGGTACAATTTGGAGAAGTCAAAGCGTGTGAAGGCATTCCGATGTGGTGAATTTGATGAATGTATTGAAAGGGCAGAATCTTCTCAGGGTTTGCCCcccaagaaaagagagaaatatgCACGCCGAGAAGATGCTATTCTTCATGCTCTTGAACTTGAGAAGCAGATGCTGGAGAAAAAATATGGTAAATTAGGTTGTTCTTCAAACGGTAAAAGCAGTATATCACCTGATGCTGTTGATAAGGAGTTACTGGCACCTGCAGAATGCTCAGGGTATGGTAATGGCGATGGAAAACATGTACACTCCAAGTCAAATTGTAAGAAACTAGATTTGTCGCTTGAGGATAAGGTTGATCATTCTCTCTATGCACAGCAAGTCAAAGAAGGTAGTAAGCTGGCAGGGGATGAGGATAACTCTGAAGTAGTACTTCGAATGAGAGGCTTGCAGGACTTAGGTCTTAGGACTGGCCCTTCAAAACGAAAGCTTTCTTCTTCTATCTCTTCAAGTGGCTGCTGGAAATCTGAACTTGATGATGATGTCCGTGCTCTTCCCAGTGGCGGTCTTAGCACAGATGATATAATTCAAGGCAACAGTAAAAATTCTATGGACAAAAAGAGGAAGTCACATGAACCGCTGAGTGATGAATCTCTTGCGAGAAGACGGGATAGACGCCGTCCTCTAGTCCAAGTACTGCAGAATAGTGCAAAGTTGCCAGTTGATCACTGCCTGCAGCAGGACAATGCTGCTCCTTCTGTCCTGCCAGAGGAGCAGCAGATGGGAGATAAATGCCAAGCAAGAAGTAGACATGTTGGCTTGCCAATTCAATCTAGTGATTGCTCTAATGATAAGCAATTTGGTCTCAACAAGATGTCTATTTCACCTTCTCACATTGAAGGGAGCAGTGCTTCTCATCCTAATGCTTTGGTTGCAGAGAACGCATCTGGATCAACAGAAAATACTGAAACTGATTCCCTGGGTTCAGATGCAGATGAAGAGACAGGGGCGCTTTCAG GCTCCTTACTCTCTCTGCATTGTTGCTCAGATGCTGATGTAGTCACAGAATTAGAACCAAAATCTCTGGGAAGATGCAGAGTAGAAGTCCAACATGCAAGCATGAAGAGTGAAGAGCCCGATGAGGTGGCAGTCTCCAGTTACATGTCTCCCCTTTCCCCCCAAGACCCTGTCTCCGTTATGGGGGTATCAAAGTGGCAACTGAAAGGGAAAAGGAACAACCGTGCTCTTACCAAAAGGTCAGTTGCTAAAACTGATAGAAGGGTTTCAGGAGGTACTGTTTGTGGAGCAACTCCTGAAGAGAGGGAAAGTGACAGTTTTGATGAGTCTGATTTGATTGAAAAGAACTTCAGTAGCCGAAGGGATGCTTTTGACAACCGAGGGCACTTGTTAACCTCAAAAACCTCATCTAAAGGTCTAGATGATACCACCCataacataattaattgggAGGACTTGGCTTGGAATGATCATCAGCCTGTTATGAAAGGATACTGGGAGGACTCGAGCAATTACTTTGATCCTGTATTTATAGGCCGTCGAAATTTTGGTGGCAGGATAAACTCGATGTTGGTAGATGTGGATCTGAAGGTGCAATCCAGCTATCAAAGAGAGCATGTTCCTATGATTTCCTTGATGAGCAAGTTAAATGGTCAGGCAATAGTGGGGCATCCAATCCAAATTGAAGCACTGGAAAATGGTTCATCTGAAATTCTTCTTTCGGATGCTAATGATATTTGCCCTGAACCATTATATAATGAGAGGGCAGTTACTTCAATGTGGAGAACTGCAAGGAGGACAGCCAATTTTAGAATCCCGCGCCCACATCCACGGGCAACATTAGATGGTGAAGAAATTAAAGACCATGATCAAGACAAAGGGCCATTGAAGAAATCAAATGTGGGGGATTTTGGTCACAAGACAAGTGTTATGAGGAAGAGCCTCTCCCATTCATCTCATCCTCCATCAGACAGGAAACATTCAAAAAAGCCACCAAAGAAGATAAGTTTATCTTCCAGCCAGAAGATAAAAACTTTGTCTTCAATAGGCAAAGAACAGAAGTTTGGTAATAATGATTTAAAGCATGGTATTGGCACCAACAGCTATCAGGTGGATGGGTTGATCAAAGGAGCGTCCGGCCCAACTACGGTAGCTTGTATTCCTGTAAAACTCGTATTCAGTAGGTTATATGAAGAGTTGGTTGGCCGCCATCAATAA